A window of Corallococcus macrosporus DSM 14697 contains these coding sequences:
- a CDS encoding PLP-dependent aminotransferase family protein has product MGAVAHKAKLYEQVAERIADAISSGTLQHGDRLPSVRQLSLRERVSISTVLQAYLHLESLGLIETRPQSGHYVRRRERPRLAEPELSRPASSATAVTVSGLVASVYQSMGDARMVKLGAASPSPELLPVRRLYRELNALSRESRDRSILYDVLPGCLELRQQLARRSLDWGCSLSADDFITTFGTSEAIHLCLLAVARPGDTIAIESPAYYGTLQAIEALGLRALEIPCCPRNGMQMEALEAALTRRRIAAVLVVPSFSNPVGSCMPDVRRQRLVNLLDAHDVPLIEDDIYGDLHFGPERPRSCKAFDTRGNVLLCSSFSKTLAPGFRVGYVAPGRFRERVELLKFSTSVTTATVPQYAIARFLQNGGYDRHLRSLRRRLAAQVERMAEAVAESFPEGTRVTRPSGGALLWVELPQQVDALVLNAKALEAGISIAPGPIFSARMDSFRHCFRLSCGHPWTPRIEAAMSTLGALARSLA; this is encoded by the coding sequence ATGGGCGCGGTGGCACACAAAGCAAAGCTCTACGAACAGGTGGCCGAGCGAATCGCGGACGCCATCTCCTCGGGCACCTTGCAGCATGGAGACAGACTGCCGTCGGTGCGGCAGCTCAGCCTGCGCGAGCGGGTGAGCATCTCCACCGTCCTCCAGGCCTACCTGCACCTGGAGTCCCTGGGGCTCATCGAGACGCGGCCGCAGTCCGGCCACTACGTGCGCCGCCGTGAGCGCCCCCGGTTGGCCGAGCCCGAGCTGTCCCGGCCCGCGTCCAGCGCCACCGCCGTCACGGTGAGCGGGCTGGTCGCGAGCGTCTACCAGTCCATGGGGGACGCCCGCATGGTGAAGCTGGGGGCCGCCTCGCCTTCGCCGGAGCTGCTGCCGGTGCGCAGGCTGTACCGCGAGCTGAACGCGCTCAGCCGCGAGTCTCGCGACCGGAGCATCCTGTACGACGTGCTGCCCGGGTGCCTGGAGCTGCGCCAGCAGCTCGCGCGCCGCTCCCTGGACTGGGGCTGCTCGCTGTCCGCGGATGACTTCATCACCACCTTCGGCACGTCCGAGGCCATCCACCTGTGCCTGCTCGCGGTGGCCCGTCCGGGGGACACCATCGCCATCGAGTCCCCCGCCTACTACGGCACGCTGCAGGCGATTGAAGCGCTGGGGCTGCGCGCGCTGGAGATTCCCTGCTGCCCGCGCAACGGCATGCAGATGGAGGCGCTGGAGGCGGCGCTGACGCGGCGGCGCATCGCGGCGGTGCTGGTGGTGCCCAGCTTCAGCAACCCGGTGGGGAGCTGCATGCCCGACGTGCGGCGCCAGCGGCTGGTGAACCTGCTGGACGCGCACGACGTGCCGCTCATCGAGGACGACATCTACGGCGACCTGCACTTCGGCCCCGAGCGCCCGCGCTCATGCAAGGCTTTCGACACGCGGGGCAACGTGCTCTTGTGCAGCTCGTTCTCGAAGACGCTCGCGCCGGGCTTCCGCGTGGGCTACGTGGCGCCGGGGCGCTTCCGGGAGCGGGTGGAGCTGCTCAAGTTCTCCACCTCCGTGACGACCGCCACGGTGCCCCAGTATGCGATTGCGCGCTTCCTCCAGAATGGAGGCTATGACAGGCACCTGCGCTCCCTGCGCCGCCGCCTGGCCGCGCAGGTGGAGCGCATGGCCGAGGCCGTGGCGGAGTCCTTCCCCGAGGGCACGCGCGTGACGCGCCCCTCCGGCGGCGCGCTGCTCTGGGTGGAGCTGCCGCAGCAGGTGGACGCGCTGGTGCTGAACGCGAAGGCGCTGGAGGCGGGCATCAGCATCGCCCCTGGGCCCATCTTCTCCGCGCGGATGGACTCGTTCCGCCACTGCTTCCGGCTGAGCTGTGGCCACCCGTGGACACCTCGCATCGAGGCGGCCATGTCCACGCTGGGGGCGCTGGCGCGCAGCCTGGCCTAG
- a CDS encoding DUF2917 domain-containing protein, protein MWDWMRTVVNGLRFEAAPARSVGPVHLAQGGLWSQHTRSGHPLTLTCRAGLLWLTCEGDERDYVLHPGDTLRLKRPGHVVVQALRPSRFCLMERAPAPSPCTPPPPGHGAPVR, encoded by the coding sequence ATGTGGGACTGGATGAGGACGGTGGTGAACGGGCTGCGGTTCGAGGCGGCGCCCGCGCGGAGCGTGGGCCCGGTTCACCTGGCCCAGGGCGGTCTCTGGAGTCAGCACACCCGGAGCGGTCATCCCCTGACGCTGACCTGCCGCGCGGGCCTGCTGTGGCTCACCTGCGAGGGGGACGAGCGGGACTACGTGCTGCACCCTGGCGACACGCTGCGCCTGAAGCGCCCGGGGCACGTGGTGGTGCAGGCGCTGAGGCCCTCGCGCTTCTGCCTGATGGAGCGCGCGCCCGCGCCGTCGCCCTGCACCCCGCCACCGCCAGGGCACGGAGCGCCGGTCCGGTAG
- a CDS encoding class I SAM-dependent methyltransferase yields the protein MTDLALGFYEGMAEEYHLLFANWPQAVERQGAMLDALLRRCEAPPPRRVLDCACGIGTQALGLAGRGYAVHATDLSPAAVARAEREARAMGVHLSTGVADMRALDTQVEGTFPVVLALDNAVTHLLTDEDLDAAARAMASKLAPGGLVVLSVRDADALARHQPRFTSERLLEAPEGRRILFQIWDWAADGRTYTVHQFILRPEGNGWQATEHTGVYRALQRVDLERALTRAGLVDTRWHTPEETGFHQPILTARRA from the coding sequence ATGACGGACCTGGCGCTCGGGTTCTACGAGGGCATGGCGGAGGAGTACCACCTGCTCTTCGCCAACTGGCCGCAGGCGGTGGAGCGGCAGGGCGCCATGCTGGACGCGCTGCTGCGCCGCTGCGAGGCGCCGCCGCCCCGGCGCGTGCTGGACTGCGCGTGTGGCATCGGCACCCAGGCGCTGGGGCTCGCGGGCCGGGGCTACGCCGTCCACGCCACGGACCTGAGCCCCGCCGCCGTGGCGCGCGCCGAGCGCGAGGCCCGCGCGATGGGCGTGCACCTCTCCACGGGCGTGGCGGACATGCGCGCGTTGGACACGCAGGTGGAGGGCACCTTCCCGGTGGTGCTGGCGCTGGACAACGCCGTGACACACCTGCTGACGGACGAGGACCTGGACGCGGCCGCGCGCGCCATGGCGTCGAAGCTGGCGCCGGGTGGGCTGGTGGTGCTGAGCGTGCGTGACGCCGATGCGTTGGCGCGGCATCAGCCGCGCTTCACGTCAGAGCGGCTGTTGGAGGCGCCCGAGGGCCGCCGCATCCTCTTCCAAATCTGGGACTGGGCCGCGGACGGGCGGACGTACACGGTGCACCAGTTCATCCTGCGCCCGGAGGGCAATGGCTGGCAGGCCACCGAGCACACCGGCGTGTACCGCGCGCTCCAGCGCGTGGACCTGGAGCGGGCGCTCACGCGCGCGGGGCTGGTGGACACGCGCTGGCACACGCCGGAGGAGACGGGCTTCCATCAGCCCATCCTCACGGCGCGGCGGGCTTGA
- a CDS encoding acyl-CoA thioesterase, with protein sequence MPDSPLKDFPVVVSFPLHWGEMDAFGHANNTRTFTWFETARIHYFARIGLTGPSGAAGDRTNRDGVGPILKATNAEYLRPVLFPTRLVAGCRATRIGTSSITLEHAVAGEDDGVIYTRGSCTIVTLRYATHEKVPVPAEVRAAIEALEGRSLSS encoded by the coding sequence ATGCCGGACTCGCCGCTCAAGGACTTCCCGGTGGTCGTCTCCTTTCCCCTCCACTGGGGGGAGATGGACGCCTTCGGCCACGCCAACAACACGCGCACGTTCACCTGGTTCGAGACCGCCCGCATCCACTACTTCGCGCGCATCGGCCTGACGGGGCCCTCCGGCGCGGCAGGTGACCGGACGAACCGGGACGGCGTGGGGCCCATCCTGAAGGCCACCAACGCGGAGTACCTGCGCCCCGTCCTCTTCCCCACGCGCCTGGTGGCCGGCTGCCGCGCCACCCGCATCGGCACGTCCTCCATCACCCTGGAGCACGCGGTGGCCGGCGAGGACGACGGCGTCATCTACACCCGGGGAAGCTGCACGATTGTCACCCTGCGCTATGCCACCCACGAGAAGGTCCCCGTGCCCGCGGAGGTCCGCGCGGCCATCGAGGCGCTCGAGGGGCGCTCCCTCAGCTCGTGA
- a CDS encoding class I SAM-dependent methyltransferase: MNLLSRVKKSVRHRAAYKASEPLSKLLSLTGFGRYGPGPQLKSPEPLRQAGIPVETYRFDVAELERFWDGLQARNDVIRHFCGLQPYWEKRPQYFFTWKQIEPLMAREDAVYVDIASTASSPYLEVLRALGRTRNVYAQDLVFPPGIHGHQIGGSAAELPLENASVDAMTLHCSFEHFEGSADTGFIREAGRVLRPGGRACIVPLYLGEYAFTMCDPAWGYDIRRDAEPIIHLFPRWGERHGRFYDASTLKARVLGPAREAGLQARVFHFENILDLHPTCYTHFGLVLEKPAQG, translated from the coding sequence GTGAACCTCCTGTCTCGCGTGAAGAAGAGTGTCCGGCACCGCGCCGCCTACAAGGCGTCGGAGCCGCTGTCGAAGCTGCTCAGTCTGACGGGCTTCGGCCGCTACGGCCCGGGGCCTCAGCTCAAGTCGCCAGAGCCCCTGCGCCAGGCGGGCATCCCTGTCGAGACCTACCGCTTCGATGTGGCGGAGCTGGAGCGCTTCTGGGACGGGCTCCAGGCGCGCAACGACGTCATCCGGCACTTCTGTGGTCTCCAGCCGTATTGGGAGAAGCGGCCGCAGTACTTCTTCACGTGGAAGCAGATTGAACCGCTGATGGCGCGCGAGGACGCCGTCTACGTGGACATCGCCTCCACGGCGAGCAGCCCGTACCTGGAGGTGCTCCGGGCGTTGGGGCGGACACGGAACGTCTACGCGCAGGACCTGGTCTTCCCGCCGGGCATCCATGGCCACCAGATTGGCGGTTCGGCGGCGGAGCTGCCGCTTGAGAATGCCTCGGTGGACGCGATGACGCTGCACTGCTCCTTCGAGCACTTCGAGGGGAGCGCGGACACGGGCTTCATCCGGGAGGCGGGGCGCGTGCTCCGGCCCGGGGGCAGGGCCTGCATCGTCCCGCTGTATCTGGGCGAGTACGCCTTCACGATGTGCGACCCCGCCTGGGGCTACGACATCCGCCGCGACGCGGAGCCCATCATCCACCTCTTCCCGCGCTGGGGAGAGCGGCACGGCCGCTTCTACGACGCCAGCACCTTGAAGGCGCGCGTCCTCGGGCCCGCGCGCGAGGCGGGGCTTCAGGCCCGCGTCTTCCACTTCGAGAACATCCTGGACCTGCACCCGACCTGCTACACGCACTTCGGGCTCGTCCTGGAGAAGCCCGCGCAGGGGTGA
- a CDS encoding DUF962 domain-containing protein, whose product MSDRIETYAEFWPFYLREHALPSTRWLHFTGTTLGVGLGVTAAVTGRGALVPAALVAAYGFAWFSHFVIERNKPASFKYPLWSLLSDFRMAGLMAAGKLAPHMERAVAGGMGSGQMNRAVPAAQQAR is encoded by the coding sequence ATGTCCGACCGCATCGAGACCTATGCCGAGTTCTGGCCGTTCTACCTGCGGGAGCACGCGCTTCCTTCCACGCGCTGGCTGCACTTCACGGGCACCACCCTGGGCGTGGGGCTGGGGGTGACGGCCGCCGTCACGGGCCGCGGCGCGCTGGTGCCCGCCGCGCTCGTCGCCGCGTACGGCTTCGCGTGGTTCAGTCACTTCGTCATCGAGCGGAACAAGCCCGCGTCGTTCAAGTACCCGCTCTGGTCGCTCCTCTCCGACTTCCGCATGGCGGGGCTGATGGCCGCCGGGAAGCTCGCCCCGCACATGGAGCGTGCCGTTGCCGGGGGCATGGGCTCCGGGCAGATGAACCGCGCGGTGCCCGCGGCGCAGCAGGCCCGCTAG